CTGGTAATACTTTAACAATAGGACCTTTTTCACAGAAACCAAAACAACCGGTTTTTACTACCTGCACCTCTTCTTTATAACCTTTTTTATCTATAATAACTTCTAAAAAGTTGGCTAATTTACTACTTTCTTGAGACTCACAACCTGTACCACCACAAACCAATAAATGCATTCTCCCTTTGTTCATCAGATCACCTCCAACTACAATTTAAGATTATTAACTATTTCTTTTCCTTTTTCTACATTTACTTTTGTATAAATCTCTGGTTCTTTATCTGGATATATAACCTTTACTATAGGTTCTTCATAACAATTTCCTAAACAACCAACTTGAATTAAGCTAACTCCATCTAACTTTTTTTTATTAATTTCGTCTAAAATCCCTAAAAATACATCCCTTGCCCCTGATGCTATACCACAGGTACCCATACCTACATGGATTCTAACCTTTGCCCCTTCAGGAGCATTCCGCAATTTTAAGTTTTCTAAAGCCTTTTCCTTTAGCTCCCGCAACTCTTTTAAAGATTTCACTGAACATCTTTCCTTTCATGTTTTGCTAGTATTTGATCAAGTTCTTCAACCTTCACCCTTCCGTAAACCTTTTCTCCAACAATTACTACTGGTGCCAATCCACAGGCCCCTACACACCTCACTGCATTTAAAGTAAACTTTCCATCTTCAGTAGTTTGTCCTGCCTTAATTCCTAACTTTTCTTCAAAGTCAGCCATAATTTTATCTGCCCCTTTAACAAAACAGGCTGTTCCAGTACAAATATTAATTATTACTTC
Above is a window of Anaerobranca gottschalkii DSM 13577 DNA encoding:
- a CDS encoding (2Fe-2S) ferredoxin domain-containing protein gives rise to the protein MKSLKELRELKEKALENLKLRNAPEGAKVRIHVGMGTCGIASGARDVFLGILDEINKKKLDGVSLIQVGCLGNCYEEPIVKVIYPDKEPEIYTKVNVEKGKEIVNNLKL
- the nuoE gene encoding NADH-quinone oxidoreductase subunit NuoE; its protein translation is MEKTVLQPKNNLERELPKEKFQELEEYIDSLEEREGALISVLHKAQELFGYLPRDVQLFVARKLGVPGAKVYGVVSFYNYFNDKPPGEVIINICTGTACFVKGADKIMADFEEKLGIKAGQTTEDGKFTLNAVRCVGACGLAPVVIVGEKVYGRVKVEELDQILAKHERKDVQ